A single genomic interval of Labrus bergylta chromosome 18, fLabBer1.1, whole genome shotgun sequence harbors:
- the l2hgdh gene encoding L-2-hydroxyglutarate dehydrogenase, mitochondrial has translation MNRIVLITLLIPQVTQQVAVLIHTWMSTSITPYRRRRSSLGGQRHQIQIQIQRRLPDGDSKETLKSVMMIRTLSTASARAVGAAQKKLLIKDTRRRHLHSTCDVAVVGGGIVGLATVRELILRHPTLSFVLLEKEKELAFHQSGHNSGVIHSGIYYTPGSLKARLCVRGATLAYEYCEKKGLPYKRCGKLIVALEQEEIPRLKALYERGMKNNVRDLSIVDAKGIREREPYCRGIMALDSPYTGIVDWRMVALRYGRDFEEAGGTVLMDSEVNNIAAVNESPSGSAEGMKYPLAIRDTKGREVHCQYVLTCGGLYSDRLSQMSGCSGEPRIVPFRGDYLVLKPEKHHLVKGNIYPVPDPRFPFLGVHFTPRMDGSVWLGPNAVLAFKREGYKVYDFNARDFADALSFRGLQKLVMRNLTYGIGEMYRGVFIGAQVKILQKYIPDLSLGDVLRGPAGVRAQALDRDGNLVDDFVFDGGVGDVGSRVLHVRNAPSPAATSSLAIAEMIADEVESRFTL, from the exons ATGAACAGGATTGTTTTAATCACTCTGTTGATTCCTCAGGTAACACAACAG GTGGCGGTATTGATACATACTTGGATGTCGACCTCCATTACACcctacagaagaagaagaagcagtcTGGGAGGGCAGCGACAccagatccagatccagatccagaGGAGACTCCCTGACGGAGACTCTAAGGAGACTCTGAAGTCCGTCATGATGATCCGGACTCTGAGCACGGCCTCGGCTCGAGCTGTCGGAGCTGCGCAGAAAAAACTGCTAATAAAGGACACACGAAGAAGACACCTGCACAG CACGTGTGACGTGGCGGTGGTGGGCGGCGGCATCGTTGGGCTGGCCACAGTCAGAGAGCTCATCCTGAGACACCCAACCCTCAGCTTCGTCCtgctggagaaggagaaggagctCG cctttCATCAGAGCGGACACAACAGTGGCGTCATCCACAGCGGGATCTACTACACGCCGGGCTCTCTGAAGGCTCGTCTGTGTGTGCGAGGAGCCACGTTAGCGTACGAGTACTGTGAGAAGAAAGGACTGCCCTACAAGCGATGTGGGAAG CTGATCGTGGCGTTGGAGCAGGAGGAGATCCCACGGCTGAAGGCGCTGTACGAGCGCGGCATGAAGAACAACGTGCGAGACCTGAGTATCGTGGACGCTAAGGGGATCCGAGAGCGAGAGCCATACTGCAGG GGGATCATGGCGTTGGATTCTCCGTACACCGGCATCGTGGACTGGAGGATGGTGGCGCTCAGATACGGCAGAGACTTTGAGGAGGCGGGCGGCACGGTGCTCATGGACTCTGAGGTCAACAACATCGCCGCGGTCAACGAGAGCCCGTCTGGGAGCGCCGAGG GAATGAAATATCCGCTCGCCATCAGAGACACGAAG GGCAGAGAGGTGCACTGTCAGTACGTCCTGACCTGCGGAGGCCTGTACTCAGACCGCCTCTCTCAGATGTCAGGATGCAGCGGTGAGCCGAGGATCGTCCCCTTCAGAGGAGATTATTTAGTCCTGAAGCCCGAGAAACACCACCTGGTCAAAGGAAACATCTACCCA GTTCCTGACCCTCGTTTCCCGTTCCTCGGCGTTCACTTCACCCCACGGATGGACGGGAGCGTGTGGCTCGGCCCGAACGCCGTCCTGGCCTTCAAAAGAGAAGGTTACAAAGTGTACGACTTCAACGCCCGAGATTTTGCGGACGCCCTCTCGTTCAG aggtCTCCAGAAGTTGGTGATGAGAAACTTGACGTACGGAATCGGAGAAATGTATCGAGGAGTTTTTATTGGAGCTCAGGTGAAAATCCTGCAGAAGTACATCCCTGACCTGAGTCTGGGAGACGTGCTCAG GGGTCCTGCAGGTGTTCGGGCTCAGGCGCTCGATCGAGACGGGAACCTGGTGGACGACTTTGTGTTTGATGGCGGAGTCGGGGACGTGGGCAGTCGGGTTCTCCACGTGCGTAACGCCCCCTCGCCAGCGGCCACCTCCTCCCTCGCCATCGCTGAGATGATTGCAGACGAGGTGGAGAGCCGCTTCACGCTGTAG
- the cdkl1 gene encoding cyclin-dependent kinase-like 1 isoform X2 — MLKSLKHSNLVNLIEVFRRKRKLHLVFEYCDHTVLNELDHHPRGIPEQLVKTITWQTLQAVNFCHKQNCIHRDVKPENILITKHQVIKLCDFGFARILTGPCDYYTDYVATRWYRAPELLVGDTQYGAPVDVWAVGCVFGELLSGVPVWPGKSDMDQLYLIRKSLGDLIPRHQQVFSNNQFFCGVSIPEPQEKEPLEQKYPNLSRQALSVLKGSLRMDPSERLTCEQLLQQPFFDSLREKSESTTREHERSKRTRLPRKHVPAGYLPQLTGSSVFPPVDNKRYYNNLRRFNYHLPNI; from the exons tctctGAAACACTCCAACCTGGTGAATCTGATCGAGGTGTTTCGCCGTAAACGGAAGCTCCACCTCGTGTTCGAGTACTGCGACCACACCGTCCTCAACGAGCTGGACCACCATCCCAGAGG CATCCCCGAGCAGCTGGTCAAGACGATCACATGGCAGACTCTTCAGGCGGTTAACTTCTGTCACAAACAGAAC tgtatCCACCGAGACGTGAAGCCTGAAAACATTCTGATCACCAAACATCAAGTCATCAAACTCTGTGACTTCGGCTTCGCCAGGATCCTCA cCGGTCCATGTGACTACTACACGGACTACGTGGCAACTCGTTGGTACCGAGCGCCCGAGCTGCTGGTGGGTGACACTCAGTACGGCGCCCCAGTAGACGTGTGGGCGGTCGGCTGTGTGTTCGGCGAGCTGCTGTCGGGGGTCCCTGTGTGGCCCGGGAAGTCGGACATGGACCAGCTGTACCTGATCCGAAAGAGTCTGG GAGACCTGATCCCTCGACACCAGCAGGTCTTCAGCAACAACCAGTTCTTCTGCGGGGTTTCCATCCCGGAGCCACAAGAGAAG GAACCTTTGGAGCAGAAATATCCTAACCTGTCCCGTCAGGCCCTGAGTGTGCTGAAG GGTTCTCTGAGGATGGACCCGTCTGAGCGTCTGACCTGTGAGCAGCTCTTGCAGCAGCCGTTCTTCGACTCGCTGCGAGAGAAGAGCGAGAGCACCACCCGAGAGCACGAGCGCTCCAAGAGGACACGGCTACCTCGTAAACACGTCCCAGCAGGG TATCTCCCTCAGCTCACAGGCAGCAGCGTCTTCCCCCCTGTGGACAATAAGAGGTACTACAACAACCTGCGCAGGTTCAACTACCACCTCCCCAACATCTAA
- the dmac2l gene encoding ATP synthase subunit s, mitochondrial, which produces MRLLWRTLQTAHAQREQSRRHFWGWLNAVFNKVDYERIKSIGPDRAAAEWLLRCGAKVRFQGFERWHQDYNGLPTGPLGRYKIQAIDATESCIMYRGFDHLDGLEHVEEIKLIKCVYIEDACLERLSAIQNLQDSLNTMEVVSCGNVTDKGVIALHRLRNLESLFLSDLPGISDRQTTLDRLQTALPRLDITLDLD; this is translated from the exons ATGAGGCTGCTGTGGAGGACGCTGCAGACTGCGCATGCTCAGAGGGAGCAGAGCCGCAGACACTTCTGGGGATGGCTCAATGCAGTCTTCAACAA GGTGGACTACGAGAGGATCAAATCCATCGGTCCTGATCGAGCTGCAGCGGAGTGGCTCCTGAGATGTGGAGCCAAAGTCCGGTTTCAGGGTTTCGAGCGCTGGCATCAGGACTACAACGGGCTGCCAACGGGGCCCCTGGGCCGATACAAGATCCAGGCCATCGACGCCACCGAGTCCTGCATCATGTACCGAGGCTTTGACcacctgg aCGGTTTGGAACATGTGGAGGAAATAAAGCTGATCAAATGCGTGTACATCGAGGACGCCTGCCTGGAGCGGCTGAGCGCCATCCAGAACCTGCAGGACAGTCTGAACACGATGGAGGTGGTGTCGTGTGGGAACGTGACGGATAAGGGCGTCATCGCTCTGCACAGACTCAG GAATCTGGAGTCTCTATTCCTCAGCGACCTTCCTGGCATCAGTGACAGACAGACGACGCTGGACAGACTGCAGACGGCTCTGCCACGCCTCGACATCACTCTGGACCTGGACTGA